CCTTGGAGGTGTCTTCGACCACGAAACAGCGCTTCAACTCGTTGTTGCACGCGGGCGGTTGATGCAGGCGCAAGCACCCGGTGCCATGCTCGCGGTGATGCATGCGGATGAACCGATCTCGCCATGGCTTGACGGGGTCATTACGCTGGCCGCTGCCAATGCACCCGGTGTCAGCGTTGTCTCCGGCCCGGTGGAAGCAATCGCAAGCCTACAAGTGCGCCTGAAAGACAAGGGCATTGCCGCACGCCTGCTGAAAACCTCCCACGCCTTCCATTCGCCGATGATGACGAATGCTGCGGCACAGTTCCGCGATGTCGTTGCAGGCGTTCGCCTGTCGGCGCCGCAAATTCCTGTGATTTCCAATGTCACGGGAACATGGATGACGGCACAGGATGCCACCGACCCGGACTATTGGGCGCGTCACCTGTTGCAGCCCGTCCGCTTCGAGGACGGAACACGCACGCTGCAATCCCTTGCAGCACCTGTTTTCATAGAAATCGGCCCCGGTCGCGCACTCGGCACGTTGAGCGCTGCGGCGGGCGTGGATGCAAGCCGGATTGTGGCGACGCTTGCAGAAGGCAAGGATGAATCAGGGCAGGTTTTGTCTGCTGTCGGTCAGTTCTGGCAATTGAACGGCGTTCTGGATTCAGCCGAAGTGGCTGGTCGGCGGCGCGTACGGCTTCCGACCTATCCGTTCCAAAGTGAGCGTTACTGGGTCGATGCGGATAGCGAGCCTGCCACGCCCAAGAGGACGGCCGCGAAGGTTGAAGGCCCCGGCCTCTACCGCACCAATTGGCGGCGTGCGCAATTGAGCCACAGCCCTAATCGATTGAAGGGCCGCGTGCTTGTTTTTGACGATGGTCAGCTTGGCTCCATCCTTGCCTCTGAGCTTGAGCGGAGCGGTGCTGAACCCTATCGCGCAATGATCGGCACCGGTTTCAGTGAACCAGACTTCCGCTGCTTCAGCCTCCGCCCCACGATGAGCGAAGACTACGCCAGCCTTTTTGATAGCCTTGATGAGCGGGGAGCAAGCCCGGACCATATCGTCTTCGGCTGGCCTCTCACACCTAACGCACAAGAAGCGCCGGAAACTGCTGCACAAGCCCTTCTGGCGCTGGTGCGGGAACTGGCAAAGAACGACCGCGCGGTCACTCTGACGCTTCTGACTCGGTCGGCAGCCGATGTCACGGGTCTGGAAGACCTCGACATTCCGCAGGCTCTGACTGCGGGCACTCTTCAGGTGATCGCCCAAGAATATCCATCGCTCCATTGCCGTCATATCGACATCGACGCTGCACGGCCTGTTGATATCGCGAGGCGCATTCGCGACGCCCTGTCGGGGAAAGACGATGTGCTCGCCTTGCGCGGCGCGCATCGCTGGCTGCCGGAAACGGAACGGTTTGACGTGCCGCAAGGCGGCCCGGATTTCAAGCGGAACGGCGTCTATGTGGTGATCGGCGATATCGTTGATGGCGTTGGCAAGACCTGGGTTGATGCTCTGTCTGGGCTCGGCGCAGCCGTCGCTCTGCTTCAAGACTCTACGGCACCGGCTTTCGAACACCCGGCTCGTCTCAAACGGCAGCTCGATTGCGGCGATGCCGCCGCCTTGAAAGGCGCTCTGGACGATGTTTTGGCAGAACTGGGCCGGATCGACGGCATCTTTCTGAGCCTGCCGCAGTCGAACCATCAATCCGCCGCGCTGATTGGTGAGCTGGCGGATGCCCATTGGGCCTATAATATCGCGAGCAAACTGCGCCCGGTTCATGCGCTCAGTGAAGCTGTGGCGAAGCGGAAAATCGGCTTTTGCTGCGTTCAGTCCTCGCTCTCAACCCTCGTTGGCGGGCTTGGCCTTGGTGCCTATGCCGCCACGCACCACGCCATCGACCGGATTGTCGCCGAAGAGAACAAGAACGGCACCACGCCATGGTTCGCGATTGGCTATCCACTGATCGAGGCAAATCCCGGCACCACCTTGCAGGCAACGGGCCGTGCGAACGCCTTCGCGATATCGACGGAGGCCGCATGGGATCTGACGCGATGCCTGATTGAAAACGGCGCAACCGGACAGACCATGCTTTCGGGTGGGGCCATTCCCCCGGTCGCGTCCGACATCGACGCGCAAGAACCAGCCGCCAATGATGGCGGGCGTGGACGCCCCGCACTCAGTGTCGCCTACCGCAAGCCGGGCAATGACACCGAAGCGAGGATCATCGGCATTTTCGAAGAGATCCTTGGCCTGTCACCCATCGGGGCCGATGACGGCTTTTATGAACTCGGCGGCCATTCCCTGCTCGCCATCCGCGCCGTTGCCAAACTTCGGGAGGCCTTCCCCGTCGATATTGCCATGCGCGAGCTGCTTTTTGACAATCCGACAGCTGCGGCCATCGCCCAATCGATTTTGGAGCGCATGACGCAGAAGACCGACCTTTCTGCCCTCGCCGATCTTCTCAACGAGGTTGACACCCTGTCCGACGCCGATGTGAGCAGGCTTCTCGCCGGAGGAAATGCACAATGAACGAACTTTTCGCAAAGATCGCCGGGCTTTCGCCAGAGCGGCGGGCGCTGCTGGAACAGAAGCTGAAAGCACAGGGCATCACGGTTCCCGCCCCCTCCGGCATCCAGCCTCGGGCGGATCGTGAGGCTGCGGTTCCGCTGTCATCGGCGCAAAAACGCCTCTGGTTCATGCAGCAGCTGGAACCCGGCACCGTTGCCTATAACATGAACCTCGCACTTCGGCTGAAAGGCCCGCTCGATCGCGCAGCCCTGTCTCGCGCCTATGCCGCCCTGATTGCTCGGCACGAACCCCTGCGAACGCGATTTACGATGGGCGAGGATGGCCAGCCGCAGCAAATCGTCGAGGCATCCGGCGCGGCTGATATTGGCTATCACGATTGCCGACAGCATCCAGAGCCGGAAAAGGAAGCCCGTCTTCAGCTCAAAGCATTTGTCGAGACGCCCTATGATCTCACCCGCCCGCCGATCCGCGCGACGCTGGTTGCAATAAACGATGACGAGCATGTGCTGGCGCTCGGCATGCATCATATCATCAGCGACCGCTGGTCGATGGGTGTCTTTGCCCGTGATCTCTCAACGCTCTACCATGCCGAAGCCACAGGAACAGCAGCAACACTCGCGCCCCTTCCGGTGCAGTTTGCCGATTGGACGCTCTGGCAGCGCGATTTACTGGACGGACCCGCCCTTGCCAACCAGCTCGCCTACTGGACAGAAAGCCTTGCGGGCGAGCTGCCCGTACTGGAATTGCCATTGGATCGGCCACACAGCTTGAGCGCGAGCTTTAGCGGCGCGCATCTTCCCGTTCTGATCGACCGGGCATTGTCGCTCAGGCTGCGCGCACTTGCTGCCGAGCAGAATGTCAGCCTGTTCACATTGCTGCTTGCCGCCTTCAACGTGCTCTTGCATCTCTATACCGACAGCGACGATATCATCCTTGGCAGCGAGGTTGCCAACCGAGACCGGCCCGAGACACAAACCATGATGGGGCCGCTGGTCAATACGCTCGTCTTCCGCAACGACCTGTCCGGCGATCCGGCCTTCACGGGCCTGCTCCAGAAGGTAGCCGATGCTGTGCGCCGTGGCCTTGCCCATCAAGATATTCCGTTCGAGCGCCTTGTCGAAGCGATCAATCCAGAGCGCTCGCTCTCGGACCTGAACCCGCTCTTCAACGTGAAATTCGACATTCAGCACAGCATTGCCCCGCCGCCGGGCCTGCATGGACTGACGATTGAACCCTATCCGCTACGCGAAGTGGCAACAAAATATGACTTGCGCTTCAACCTCGAAGACGACCAGCCGGACATCAAGGGCAAGATCGAATATTCGAGCCAGATTTTCAATGAGAGCACCATCGCCTCTATGCTTGCCCGTTTTGAGCGCCTGCTGGAGCTTGTGGTGCGCGACCCCTCGCGGCGGCTCTCCACACTTTCTCTGCTGAAACCTGAGGAAGAAGCGGCCATCATCGCTTCCGGTTCCGGTCCAGTGCGGGATTATCCGGTGGACGAATGCCTGCATGATCTCTTCCTGAAACAGGTCGAGCAAACGCCGGATGCGGACGCGGTGACCGATGGCGACCTCACCTGGTCCTACCGCGACCTCGAAGCGCAGTCTTCGCGCATTGCCGCAAGTCTGGTGGCCGCTGGTGTGAAACCCGGCGACCGGGTGGGCATTTGCATGCGCCGCTCACCCCGGATGATCGCAGGTATCCTTGGCATCATGCGTGCAGGTGCGGCCTATGTGCCGCTCGAGGCCGATTATCCACCAAGCCGCCTCGCCTTCATTGCCGAGGATAGCGGGATTACCATCCTGCTCACTGATCACCGCCCATCCTTTGTCACGCAGGCGCAAACCCTCGTTGACGTCACGACATTGCCGGACATCCGACTGGAGGTGCCGCCCACAGTTTCACCGAACCATCTCGCCTACATCATCTACACATCCGGCTCGACGGGCAGACCCAAGGGTGTCGCGATAGAACATCGCTCTGTCGTCACCTTCATGTATTGGGCGCGGGAGCGGTTCACCCGCGAAGAGGTGGCGCGCATGCTGGTGCCAACCTCGATCAGCTTCGACCTGTCGATTTTTGAGCTTTATGCGCCCCTCGTCCTCG
This genomic window from Agrobacterium vitis contains:
- a CDS encoding type I polyketide synthase, encoding MNDLSAAPLSDDNRHHIAVIGMAGRFPGAPDVERFWQNLVDGVESIERLSPEVLKQRGISAEMAAFPDFVAASTPLPGADRFDAGFFGYSPAEAEILDPQQRVFLECAWQSLEAAGYVGDRHKGPIGVFAAAGINTYVFNLHDNSRIRETVSPYELFVGNDKDFLATRTAFKLNLRGPAITVQTACSSSLVAVHMAAQSLLSGDCDMALAGGIALSQSSGYRAREGGILSPDGHCRAFDAASSGTVPGSGVGIVVLKRLEDALADGDTIDAVILGSAINNDGALKASFTAPQVDSQAAVIADAQAMAGVRADTIGYIEAHGTGTKLGDPIEVAALTKAFRRDTQRQGFCALGSVKTNIGHLDTAAGIAGFIKAVLALKNRRIPASLHYENANPQIDFAASPFFVNQRLRDWDNQIGTRRAGVSSFGIGGTNAHVVLEEAPPSPASKAGSGPELLLLSARTEEQLAASSEALAAHLTAGSDHTAAPTLADVAHTLRHGRRDFAKRRFVIARDAKEAVNNLRNLSQIGTAAGEIAQAVFLFPGQGSPYTAMGKALYADLPAFRTPFDACASELDRLMGINFKACLFSNADDLASTAFAQPALFAVEYALAQALMSNGVKPVALHGHSIGEYVAACLGGVFDHETALQLVVARGRLMQAQAPGAMLAVMHADEPISPWLDGVITLAAANAPGVSVVSGPVEAIASLQVRLKDKGIAARLLKTSHAFHSPMMTNAAAQFRDVVAGVRLSAPQIPVISNVTGTWMTAQDATDPDYWARHLLQPVRFEDGTRTLQSLAAPVFIEIGPGRALGTLSAAAGVDASRIVATLAEGKDESGQVLSAVGQFWQLNGVLDSAEVAGRRRVRLPTYPFQSERYWVDADSEPATPKRTAAKVEGPGLYRTNWRRAQLSHSPNRLKGRVLVFDDGQLGSILASELERSGAEPYRAMIGTGFSEPDFRCFSLRPTMSEDYASLFDSLDERGASPDHIVFGWPLTPNAQEAPETAAQALLALVRELAKNDRAVTLTLLTRSAADVTGLEDLDIPQALTAGTLQVIAQEYPSLHCRHIDIDAARPVDIARRIRDALSGKDDVLALRGAHRWLPETERFDVPQGGPDFKRNGVYVVIGDIVDGVGKTWVDALSGLGAAVALLQDSTAPAFEHPARLKRQLDCGDAAALKGALDDVLAELGRIDGIFLSLPQSNHQSAALIGELADAHWAYNIASKLRPVHALSEAVAKRKIGFCCVQSSLSTLVGGLGLGAYAATHHAIDRIVAEENKNGTTPWFAIGYPLIEANPGTTLQATGRANAFAISTEAAWDLTRCLIENGATGQTMLSGGAIPPVASDIDAQEPAANDGGRGRPALSVAYRKPGNDTEARIIGIFEEILGLSPIGADDGFYELGGHSLLAIRAVAKLREAFPVDIAMRELLFDNPTAAAIAQSILERMTQKTDLSALADLLNEVDTLSDADVSRLLAGGNAQ